The following proteins come from a genomic window of Kitasatospora sp. NBC_01246:
- a CDS encoding prolyl oligopeptidase family serine peptidase translates to MTDGPPPPDPYRWLEDAHDPAVQEWTEKQDARYRAAADGWRARASAEARLTELSERLGARSAPRPAGARLFLTRSLPGAEHPELVVVEPSGAVRVLVDPALLDPTGGTTLEEWEPSWDGRRLAYQVASGGTENAALFVLDVDTGRVLDGPIDRVRRSTVAWLPDADGFYYVRRLHPALHPGEGQYHRRVQLHLIGADPEQDAVVFGTGRAKTQHYTVRISADGRWLVVGAAAGAVPRRDLWIADLTEDRPDRPRLRPLQEGLDARSQPHLRPGTSPDGRCWLTTDLHAPRGRVVVTTPGAPTPDTWTELIPEDPQAVLEDFAILDGPDPDRPLALVVRTRHAVGEVTLHDLADGRPLGPVPVPPLGTVGKVRVAATDAHRAWFVHTDFATPPAVLCYDTRTGAVTPWPVPGAAVAEPGVDPADGLETRRLAFTSRDGTTVRMFLLARRGGPDRPRPAILTGYGGFGQSLTPGYAPEALAWVRAGGVYAVANVRGGGEEGEQWHRDGMLDRKQNTFDDFHAAADHLVTTGWTTPGQLGIWGASNGGLLVGAALTQRPASFGAVVCMAPLLDMARYELSGLGPSWTGEYGTAADPEQLARLLSYSPYHHVRADTRYPAVLFAVFDGDSRVDPLHARKMTAALQAATGSGQPVLFRLERGAGHGARAASRRTALFADLLAFFADRLGLPAGF, encoded by the coding sequence ATGACTGACGGCCCGCCACCGCCCGACCCGTACCGCTGGCTGGAGGACGCCCACGACCCGGCCGTCCAGGAGTGGACGGAGAAGCAGGACGCCCGCTACCGCGCCGCCGCCGACGGCTGGCGGGCGCGCGCGAGTGCCGAGGCCCGGCTCACCGAGCTGTCCGAACGCCTCGGTGCCCGCTCCGCCCCCCGCCCGGCCGGCGCGCGGCTGTTCCTCACCCGCTCGCTCCCCGGCGCCGAACACCCCGAGCTGGTCGTCGTCGAACCCTCCGGCGCCGTCCGGGTCCTGGTGGATCCGGCGCTGCTCGACCCGACCGGCGGCACCACCCTGGAGGAGTGGGAGCCGTCCTGGGACGGCCGCCGGCTCGCCTACCAGGTGGCGTCCGGCGGCACCGAGAACGCCGCCCTCTTCGTCCTGGACGTCGACACCGGCCGCGTCCTGGACGGCCCGATCGACCGGGTCCGCCGCAGCACCGTCGCCTGGCTGCCCGACGCCGACGGCTTCTACTACGTCCGCCGGCTGCACCCCGCGCTCCACCCGGGCGAGGGCCAGTACCACCGCCGGGTCCAGCTGCACCTGATCGGCGCCGACCCCGAGCAGGACGCGGTGGTCTTCGGCACCGGCCGGGCGAAGACCCAGCACTACACCGTGCGGATCAGTGCGGACGGCCGCTGGCTGGTCGTCGGCGCCGCCGCCGGCGCGGTGCCCCGCCGGGACCTCTGGATCGCCGACCTGACCGAGGACCGGCCGGACCGGCCCCGACTGCGCCCGCTCCAGGAGGGCCTCGACGCGCGGTCCCAGCCGCACCTGCGCCCCGGCACCTCGCCGGACGGCCGCTGCTGGCTCACCACCGACCTGCACGCGCCCCGGGGCCGGGTCGTGGTCACCACCCCGGGCGCCCCCACGCCGGACACCTGGACCGAACTGATCCCGGAGGACCCGCAGGCCGTCCTGGAGGACTTCGCGATCCTCGACGGTCCCGATCCGGACCGCCCGCTCGCCCTGGTGGTCCGCACCCGGCACGCCGTCGGCGAGGTCACCCTGCACGACCTGGCCGACGGCCGGCCGCTCGGCCCGGTGCCCGTCCCCCCGCTGGGCACCGTCGGCAAGGTCCGGGTCGCCGCCACCGACGCCCACCGGGCCTGGTTCGTCCACACCGACTTCGCCACTCCCCCGGCCGTGCTCTGCTACGACACCCGCACCGGTGCGGTGACGCCCTGGCCCGTCCCCGGGGCCGCCGTGGCCGAGCCCGGCGTCGACCCGGCCGACGGCCTCGAAACCCGCCGACTCGCCTTCACCTCCCGGGACGGCACCACCGTCCGGATGTTCCTGCTCGCCCGGCGCGGCGGCCCGGACCGCCCCCGGCCGGCGATCCTCACCGGCTACGGCGGCTTCGGACAGTCGCTGACGCCCGGGTACGCGCCGGAGGCCCTCGCCTGGGTCCGGGCCGGCGGGGTCTACGCCGTCGCCAACGTGCGCGGCGGCGGCGAGGAGGGCGAGCAGTGGCACCGCGACGGGATGCTCGACCGGAAGCAGAACACCTTCGACGACTTCCACGCCGCCGCCGACCACCTGGTGACAACCGGCTGGACCACCCCCGGACAGCTCGGCATCTGGGGCGCCTCCAACGGCGGCCTGCTGGTGGGCGCCGCCCTGACCCAGCGGCCCGCGAGCTTCGGGGCGGTGGTCTGCATGGCCCCCCTGCTCGACATGGCGCGCTACGAACTCTCCGGCCTCGGGCCGAGCTGGACGGGCGAGTACGGCACGGCCGCCGATCCGGAGCAGCTCGCCCGGCTGCTCTCCTACTCCCCGTACCACCACGTCCGCGCCGACACCCGCTACCCCGCCGTCCTGTTCGCCGTCTTCGACGGCGACAGCCGGGTGGACCCGCTGCACGCCCGCAAGATGACGGCCGCCCTCCAGGCCGCGACCGGCAGCGGGCAGCCGGTCCTGTTCCGTCTGGAACGCGGCGCGGGCCACGGCGCCCGCGCCGCCTCCCGCCGCACCGCGCTCTTCGCCGACCTCCTCGCCTTCTTCGCCGACCGCCTCGGCCTTCCGGCGGGCTTCTGA
- a CDS encoding LysR family transcriptional regulator, whose product MIDVRRLGVLRAVAEHGSFNRAATALRLTPSAVSQQVAALERGLGTAVVERSTRGVRLTEAGQLLVEAATAVAAELRHAQEQIGRLGAARPRLTLATFTSGGRHLLPAALTRFAADHPEVELRILEREPEDSLPMVREGVADLALAYHFDGPLPVLPGDRSGLDWTPLMDDPLSVVLPDGHRLAGREALDLAELAEERWVLGCLKTETFLRRYAAVAGFELRVAGSTTDYFFARTLVAAGVGVSLVPSVALDPVLPGTRVVPVVAPRPARHFGIAVARGRRPSPYAESLAALLREGAAAGGRGVRG is encoded by the coding sequence GCCGTCCGCGGTGTCCCAGCAGGTCGCCGCGTTGGAGCGGGGCCTGGGCACGGCGGTCGTGGAGCGTTCCACCCGGGGTGTGCGGCTCACCGAGGCCGGACAGCTGCTGGTGGAGGCGGCCACCGCGGTCGCCGCCGAACTGCGCCACGCGCAGGAGCAGATCGGCCGGCTGGGCGCGGCCCGGCCCCGGCTCACCCTCGCCACCTTCACCAGCGGCGGGCGGCACCTCCTGCCGGCGGCGCTGACCCGGTTCGCCGCCGACCACCCGGAGGTCGAACTGCGCATCCTGGAACGGGAGCCCGAGGACAGCCTGCCGATGGTGCGCGAGGGGGTGGCCGACCTCGCGCTCGCCTACCACTTCGACGGCCCCCTGCCGGTGCTCCCCGGAGACCGCTCCGGCCTCGACTGGACCCCGCTGATGGACGATCCGCTCTCGGTGGTGCTGCCCGACGGGCACCGGCTGGCCGGTCGCGAGGCCCTGGACCTCGCCGAACTCGCCGAGGAACGCTGGGTGCTGGGCTGCCTGAAGACCGAGACCTTCCTGCGCCGGTACGCGGCCGTGGCCGGCTTCGAACTGCGCGTGGCGGGTTCCACGACCGACTACTTCTTCGCCCGCACCCTGGTCGCGGCCGGGGTCGGCGTCTCGCTGGTCCCGTCCGTCGCGCTCGACCCGGTGCTGCCCGGCACCCGGGTGGTGCCGGTGGTGGCGCCCCGCCCCGCCCGGCACTTCGGGATCGCCGTCGCCCGGGGCCGGCGCCCGTCGCCGTACGCCGAGTCGCTGGCCGCGCTGCTCCGGGAGGGGGCCGCGGCGGGCGGGCGCGGGGTCCGGGGCTGA
- a CDS encoding ribonuclease produces the protein MTRTLRAWKTRAAAVTVVALLTLAPAVTATEAHATVSGSVCLSALPAEADHTLDLIASNGPFPYSQDGVVFQNRERVLPSRSTGYYHEYTVVTPGSPTRGARRIVTGQAYREDYYTGDHYATFRLIKFTC, from the coding sequence ATGACCCGCACTCTACGCGCGTGGAAGACGCGCGCCGCCGCCGTCACCGTCGTCGCCCTGCTGACCCTCGCCCCTGCCGTGACCGCCACCGAGGCCCACGCCACCGTGAGCGGCTCGGTGTGCCTCTCCGCGCTGCCGGCCGAGGCCGACCACACCCTCGACCTCATCGCGAGCAACGGCCCGTTCCCGTACTCCCAGGACGGCGTCGTCTTCCAGAACCGCGAGCGCGTCCTGCCGAGCAGGTCCACCGGCTACTACCACGAGTACACCGTGGTGACCCCCGGCTCGCCCACCCGCGGCGCCCGCCGCATCGTCACCGGCCAGGCGTACCGGGAGGACTACTACACCGGCGACCACTACGCGACCTTTCGGCTGATCAAGTTCACCTGCTGA